Proteins from a single region of Kitasatospora sp. NBC_00240:
- a CDS encoding LPXTG cell wall anchor domain-containing protein → MPVRRILEFAAVATLTSSVGLAGADASTAFAAGSPSPDTAWAGAALGRHLDLWMVGVPRTFVAGGDVREFSLRIDNRAGNDFVALPLLEFRSSSGILSPAAVHVEYQPLGTRAWLPASVAPGGGADGRPDGGALFLLGAQDPAGHPSDDALLAVRKSRNVSVKVRASFTADAPQGPAGVVPVLFSTPLDDRTGEPVGVGSYACECVIGAGFTIKAPAPVVTSSPSPSPSPVKSTPAAPASTRPAASPSPSPTPSRSTSPGPSPSPSAVTTAPSSPTPSTVKSATAAGSPSPSAVRSASSAGPAPASATATATATATATATATATATASASASPQPVTTPIDPDQLPIAFPVSLPALPPLQITPAAVARAKATADTLERDLAQTGADGSTLLTAAAGATALALGTGTLVLLRRRRSAARHG, encoded by the coding sequence TTGCCTGTTCGCCGCATACTCGAATTCGCCGCCGTCGCCACGCTCACGTCCTCCGTGGGACTGGCCGGCGCCGACGCCTCCACCGCCTTTGCCGCCGGGTCCCCGTCGCCCGACACCGCGTGGGCGGGGGCCGCCCTGGGCCGTCATCTCGACCTGTGGATGGTCGGTGTACCGAGGACATTCGTCGCCGGCGGGGACGTCCGCGAATTCTCCCTCAGGATCGACAACCGCGCGGGCAACGACTTCGTCGCCCTTCCGCTGCTCGAATTCCGGAGCAGCAGCGGAATTCTGAGCCCCGCGGCCGTCCACGTCGAGTACCAGCCGCTCGGCACCCGCGCCTGGCTGCCCGCCTCCGTGGCCCCCGGCGGCGGCGCCGACGGACGCCCGGACGGCGGCGCGCTGTTCCTGCTGGGCGCCCAGGACCCGGCCGGCCACCCGTCCGACGACGCGCTGCTCGCCGTCAGGAAGTCCAGGAACGTGTCCGTCAAGGTGCGCGCCTCCTTCACCGCCGACGCCCCCCAGGGCCCGGCCGGCGTGGTGCCGGTCCTCTTCTCCACACCGCTCGACGACCGGACCGGGGAGCCGGTGGGCGTCGGGAGCTACGCCTGCGAGTGCGTCATCGGCGCCGGATTCACCATCAAGGCACCCGCCCCCGTCGTCACGTCGAGCCCCAGCCCGAGCCCGAGCCCGGTGAAGTCGACCCCGGCGGCACCCGCTTCGACCCGGCCCGCCGCGAGCCCCAGCCCCAGCCCTACCCCGAGCAGGAGTACGAGCCCCGGCCCGAGCCCGAGCCCGAGCGCGGTGACAACGGCCCCGTCCAGCCCGACACCCAGCACGGTCAAGTCGGCCACCGCAGCCGGGAGTCCGAGCCCGAGCGCGGTCAGGTCCGCCTCATCCGCCGGCCCCGCCCCGGCTTCAGCCACAGCCACAGCCACAGCCACAGCCACAGCCACAGCCACAGCCACAGCCACAGCCACAGCCTCGGCCTCGGCCTCGCCGCAGCCGGTCACCACCCCGATCGACCCCGACCAGTTGCCGATCGCCTTCCCCGTCAGCCTCCCCGCCCTCCCTCCGCTGCAGATCACCCCCGCCGCGGTCGCCAGGGCGAAGGCCACCGCCGACACCCTGGAGCGCGACCTCGCCCAGACCGGCGCCGACGGCAGCACCCTGCTGACGGCAGCCGCCGGCGCCACCGCGCTCGCCCTCGGCACCGGCACCCTGGTGCTGCTGCGCCGCCGCAGGTCCGCGGCCCGGCACGGCTGA